One Planctomycetia bacterium genomic region harbors:
- a CDS encoding winged helix-turn-helix domain-containing protein encodes MANKKLKVGGSSDLRLPTKTVKGEKKTKWQAKTGGKNKGKEPAVEPHELTAQEEHILPPEPTDAATVATSPDTRIEEPTLTNEAAPAHDESTAAEPAKEAIPEEPVTKKPRKLKVKADIKPKKLSMMAAALQVLHERKAAMTCPELIDVMATEGLWSSPGGKTPANTLYAAISRDIKDKGKASAFRKAERGRFEGR; translated from the coding sequence ATGGCAAACAAGAAACTGAAAGTTGGCGGATCGAGTGACCTGCGGTTGCCAACCAAAACAGTCAAAGGCGAGAAGAAAACCAAGTGGCAGGCCAAGACGGGTGGTAAGAATAAGGGGAAAGAACCGGCTGTCGAACCACATGAGTTGACTGCTCAAGAAGAGCACATTCTCCCGCCAGAACCAACGGACGCCGCGACAGTGGCAACTTCTCCCGACACTCGTATTGAGGAACCTACTCTGACCAACGAGGCGGCACCTGCTCATGATGAATCTACTGCAGCCGAGCCAGCCAAAGAAGCAATACCAGAAGAACCTGTCACCAAGAAGCCTCGCAAGCTCAAAGTCAAAGCTGACATCAAGCCCAAGAAGCTCAGCATGATGGCTGCAGCACTTCAGGTTCTGCATGAGCGCAAGGCCGCCATGACATGCCCGGAGTTGATCGATGTGATGGCGACTGAAGGTCTCTGGTCATCGCCAGGAGGTAAGACTCCTGCGAACACACTTTACGCTGCAATCAGTCGTGACATTAAAGATAAGGGTAAAGCTTCGGCGTTCAGGAAGGCGGAGAGGGGGAGGTTTGAGGGGAGGTAG
- a CDS encoding serine/threonine protein kinase: MTEESLFELALKTPDSERAALLDRACQGMPELRKRVEALLQA, translated from the coding sequence ATGACGGAAGAATCACTCTTTGAATTAGCCCTCAAAACGCCGGATTCGGAACGGGCGGCGCTGCTGGACCGTGCCTGTCAGGGCATGCCAGAGTTGCGAAAGCGTGTGGAGGCACTTCTGCAGGCCC